From one Nymphalis io chromosome 19, ilAglIoxx1.1, whole genome shotgun sequence genomic stretch:
- the LOC126775756 gene encoding DNA polymerase epsilon catalytic subunit 1: MVLQNTGKYRADKNDSNKRDAGPSSGPREESSESRIRIALDNDRIDSKYGFERVRDTKERTGYLINMHTAEILDEDKRLVAAMDYYFIEMDGSRFKVSLTFNPYFFVMARKECEKEVIQYLSKKYAGTIHKIEVVEKEDLDLLNHLSGLKQRYIKLSFMSQNELMKVRKEILTAVNKNKEREKKDAIYSEMLTNALTSAAAIEHAKKTTDHKENILDIREHDVPYHVRVSIDMKIFCGTWYTVKSRGTETPIFTKREDILERPDPIVLAFDIETTKLPLKFPDSQTDQIMMISYMIDGQGYLITNREIISTDVEDFEYTPKPEFEGQFIIFNEVNELALIQKFFDHIMDVKPHIFVTYNGDFFDWPFVEARAAILGLDMKQEIGFSKITARDGTYACRPAMHMDCLCWVKRDSYLPVGSQGLKAVAKAKLRYDPVELDPEDMCRMASEQPQVLSNYSVSDAVATYYLYMKYVHPFIFALCTIIPLEPDEVLRKGSGTLCESLLMVEAFHANIIFPNKQVEELNKLTNDGHVLETETYVGGHVEALESGVFRADIKCKFRIVPSAIDKLMENTEKTMKHAIEVEEGIPLDLVTNFDEICAEIKSKLQHMKDHPRRDENPLIYHLDVGAMYPNIILTNRLQPSAMVSASSCAVCDHNRAGADCQRHMEWLWRGDFLPATRSEYQRIQQQLETEKFPPLFPGGPPRAFHVLPKEDQAAYEKKRLADYCKVAYKKTKVTRTEVRTTTICQKENSFYVDTVRAFRDRRYEYKALNKQAKATVAQAVASGDAAEIKVAKSREVLFDSLQLAHKCILNSFYGYVMRRGARWHSMEMAGIVCYTGANIIMKAREIIEQIGRPLELDTDGIWCILPSSFPENVTIHTTHAKKKKINVSFPNAVLNAMVKDHFTNDQYYELVDPVEKKYEKRAENSIFFEVDGPYLAMVLPASKEEGKKLKKRYAVFNFDGSLAELKGFEVKRRGELQLIKIFQSSVFEAFLKGNDLKSCYGAVAKVADYWLDVLYSKGSNMPDSELFELISENRSMSKKLEDYGGQKSTSISTAKRLAEFLGDQMVKDAGLACRFIISRKPEGAPVTERAVPLAIFQSAAGVRRHHLRRWLKDSALPDDVDIRDVLDWPYYIERLSGAIQKIITIPAALQGLDNPVPRVQYPDWLHKKMLAKSDKYKTRKITDMFTSIPKELRKDDDDEEAPEDAECVNTEVDIEDIGKEVPETTAIRPIVHSVKRKRDESPVKEATTWREALGPPPPFGNTKEERRAWIVFQKKKWMWQMEQRGYNKRNKRGRVDKDATSSNVMTRNVGPSNTLGGFIRRAQRTLLNTPWQIIQVSETAEPGLFRLWALVGAELHAVRLAVPRTFYVNRRVARAAERGAHWRRVTRVLPRAAPAHHLYLYSVPEPLYRERCQELMSELSAPEIEGIYETQMSLEFRVLMQLGCICAVDPQEARRLVQFGSNNMDTFTLSQLQFKSVAHQPYLQKQDGVSPIKHIFLYQHSASNSSRSMWALILGPIKKGYIFVLDTVKTNQVPNMNTLYSAERTAKINLGTEESSLPAGSLSWEVSAETETRAVCRGLTRALQRYRDERCGPTLVALQSALSPAALLALMPGLSEFPLVPLHVRDSESLYGTLDWQRVGARALVRHYLNLQAVLDLTIEQCRYFHLPLGNTAADPTQFGADLFFARHLVRHNFVLWCSSLERPDLGGREIDDNRLVSEAEERSGCAAGAAGAYGGVCVSLSCDALAVCALLQAHHILQVEGTSVATSFGAQHANIQDVMASTGTNATETYDETAQCSAAFKILRTMIASWLRDVTVYKNVFADFQISHFYRWLKTPTSLLYDPALRRTLYNLMKKLFLMLVAEFKRLGSQIVYADFNKIILHTKKNTIMDGIGYVEFVVQSIRNKELFHGVDIRYKQCWSYLLWLDEANYAGIEGKLPSGLVEVGSSQVPTEGEDEAEDEGAVSMHWNLCQFVPGAVRDALQSALGAFVAAAHAQPAGLRALLAGDMAQKLFQMTEKIHRRMPTLRLEDIGARAGLRAEALGGTTPALLFVNALCKVLALDRDLEDEVTLLRRNLLRLVGVGEWSGAAEWREPCASCVLGEVICKVCNHCRDLDLCRDAHTDDSDPPVCLCPTCGTAYENQELEWRLIETLNRRAMSYTLQDLVCSRCHQVKRENLSSVCDCAGEFALMVPVKEIHSQLATFKTIAEYYKMPLLMELIEFNLNNM, translated from the exons atggtacTTCAAAACACGGGCAAATATAGAGCTGATAAGAATGATTCGAATAAAAGAGATGCGGGACCGTCATCAGGACCGAG GGAGGAATCATCAGAGTCGCGGATTCGCATTGCTTTAGATAATGATAGAATTGATTCTAAATATGGATTTGAGAGAGTTCGAGATACGAAAGAGCGTACAGGTTACCTCATAAATATGCACACT GCTGAGATATTAGATGAAGATAAAAGGCTAGTGGCAGCAATGGATTATTATTTCATAGAGATGGACGGCTCAAGGTTCAAAGTGTCCCTCACATTTAACCCTTATTTCTTTGTAATGGCAAGGAAAGAATGTGAAAAGGAGGTTATACAATACTTATCCAAGAAATATGCGGGGACAATACATAAGATAGAAGTGGTTGAGAAAGAGGATTTGGAtttg ctAAATCATCTCTCAGGACTAAAGCAACGATATATAAAACTGTCATTCATGTCCCAAAACGAGCTGATGAAAGTTAGAAAGGAAATATTGACGGCTGTGAATAAGAACAAAGAGAGAGAGAAGAAGGATGCAATTTACTCAGAAATGTTGACAAATGCATTAACAAGTGCTGCTGCTATAGAACATGCAAAGAAAACAACCGATCACAAAGAAAACATTTTAGACATTcg agaaCATGATGTTCCTTATCACGTAAGAGTATCAATAGACATGAAGATTTTCTGTGGAACATGGTACACTGTCAAAAGTAGAGGAACAGAAACaccaatatttacaaaaagagaAGACATTCTTGAAAGGCCAGACCCTATAGTCCTGGCCTTTGACATAGAAACTACTAAGCTACCACTGAAGTTTCCAGATTCGCAGACTGATCAAATAATGATGATATCGTACATGATAGATGGTCAGGGTTACTTGATCACTAATAGGGAAATTATATCAACAGACGTAGAGGACTTTGAATACACACCTAAACCAGAGTTTGAAGG gcaatttataatttttaatgaggTCAATGAGTTGGCCTTGATACAGAAGTTCTTTGATCACATAATGGATGTTAAACCACATATCTTTGTCACATATAACG GTGACTTCTTCGATTGGCCATTCGTTGAGGCGAGAGCTGCAATTCTAGGTCTGGATATGAAACAAGAAATCGGTTTCAGTAAAATTACCGCTAGAGATGGTACTTATGCTTGTCGGCCCGCTATGCATATGGATTGTTTATG TTGGGTAAAAAGAGATTCCTATCTACCAGTAGGATCTCAAGGTCTTAAAGCAGTGGCCAAGGCAAAGCTAAGATATGACCCAGTGGAACTTGATCCAGAAGACATGTGTCGAATGGCATCAGAACAACCACAG GTGTTATCAAATTATTCAGTCTCCGATGCAGTCGCTACGTACTACTTGTATATGAAATACGTCCATCCGTTTATATTCGCCCTCTGTACAATTATCCCGTTGGAGCCAGATGAG gttCTCCGCAAAGGTTCCGGCACACTGTGCGAATCTCTACTAATGGTGGAAGCGTTCCATGCTAACATTATTTTTCCCAACAAGCAAGTGGAGGAACTCAACAAGCTGACCAATGATGGACATGTTCTAGAGACGGAGACGTACGTTGGGGGGCACGTCGAGGCGCTCGAGTCAG GTGTTTTTCGTGCGGATATCAAATGCAAGTTCCGAATAGTGCCTTCAGCGATAGACAAATTGATGGAGAATACAGAAAAAACTATGAAACATGCCATCGAAGTTGAGGAAGGGATACCATTAGATTTGGTGACCAACTTCGACGAGATTTGTGCTGAGATCAAGTCTAAGTTGCAGCATATGAAAGACCACCCTAGACGTGATGAGAACCCCCTTATATACCATTTGGACGTTGGGGCTATGTACCCcaacattattttaactaatag ACTGCAGCCGTCCGCCATGGTGAGCGCCAGCTCGTGCGCCGTGTGCGACCACAACCGCGCGGGCGCCGACTGCCAGCGGCACATGGAGTGGCTGTGGCGCGGGGACTTCC taCCAGCGACGAGAAGTGAATACCAACGCATCCAACAGCAATTGGAAACGGAAAAATTTCCACCGTTGTTCCCGGGAGGGCCGCCGCGGGCCTTCCACGTTTTACCTAAAGAAGATCAG GCGGCATATGAAAAGAAACGTCTTGCGGATTATTGTAAAGTTGCGTACAAAAAGACGAAAGTTACAAGGACCGAAGTGCGAACAACGACTATATGTCAGAAAGAAAACTCCTTTTATGTGGATACGGTCCGAGCTTTTCG TGATCGTCGTTACGAGTATAAAGCTTTAAACAAGCAAGCGAAAGCGACGGTAGCGCAGGCAGTGGCCAGCGGAGACGCGGCAGAAATCAAGGTCGCAAAAAGTCGCGAGGTGCTCTTCGACTCGTTGCAGCTCGCGCACAAGTGCATCCTCAATTCCTTCTACGGCTACGTCATGAGGAGGGG TGCGAGATGGCACAGTATGGAGATGGCGGGCATCGTGTGCTACACGGGCGCCAACATCATCATGAAGGCTCGCGAGATTATAGAGCAAATCGGCCGCCCTTTGGAGCTCGACACCGAtg GTATATGGTGTATACTGCCGTCATCTTTTCCCGAGAACGTGACCATCCATACCACACATGCTAAGAAGAAGAAGATCAACGTGTCGTTCCCCAATGCCGTGCTCAATGCTATGGTTAAA GATCATTTCACGAACGATCAGTATTACGAGCTGGTGGATCCAGTTGAAAAGAAATATGAGAAACGTGCAGAGAATTCGATATTCTTCGAAGTCGACGGCCCCTACCTCGCCATGGTGCTGCCCGCTTCCAAGGAAGAAGGGAAGAAGCTTAAGAAACGTTACGCGGTGTTCAACTTTGATGGCTCATTGGCTGAATTAAAAG GTTTCGAAGTGAAGCGTCGAGGTGAACTGCAATTGATCAAGATATTCCAATCTTCGGTGTTCGAGGCGTTTCTGAAAGGAAACGACTTGAAGTCTTGCTACGGCGCAGTCGCGAAGGTCGCAGACTACTGGTTGGACGTTTTATATAGCAAGGGATCGAATATGCCAGATTCGGAACTTTTCGAGTTGATATCAGAAAATAGATCTATGTCCAAGAAGTTGGAAGACTACGGGGGTCAGAAGTCGACCTCGATATCCACCGCGAAGAGGCTGGCCGAGTTTCTGGGAGACCAGATGGTCAAGGATGCCGGGTTGGCTTGCAG GTTCATAATCTCCCGCAAGCCGGAGGGCGCGCCGGTGACGGAGCGCGCCGTGCCGCTCGCCATCTTCCAGTCGGCGGCGGGCGTGCGGCGCCACCACCTGCGGCGCTGGCTCAAGGACAGCGCGCTGCCCGACGACGTGGACATCCGCGACGTGCTGGACTGGCCCTACTACATCGAGCGCCTCAGCGGCGCCATCCAGAAGATCATCACCATCCCCGCCGCGCTGCAGGGG CTGGATAACCCGGTCCCTCGCGTTCAGTACCCCGACTGGTTACACAAGAAGATGTTGGCGAAGAGCGACAAGTATAAGACGCGGAAGATAACCGACATGTTCACCTCGATACCGAAGGAGCTCCGCAAAGACGACGACGATGAGGAAGCGCCAGAGGATGCTGAATGCGTa AACACAGAGGTAGACATAGAAGACATAGGCAAAGAAGTGCCCGAGACGACAGCCATCCGTCCGATAGTCCACAGCGTCAAACGCAAGAGGGATGAATCTCCTGTCAAAGAAGCCACCACATGGAGGGAAGCTTTAGGGCCCCCTCCGCCTTTTGGAAATACCAAG GAAGAACGAAGGGCGTGGATAGTATTCCAGAAAAAGAAATGGATGTGGCAAATGGAACAGCGTGGGTACAACAAACGGAATAAACGAg GTAGAGTAGACAAAGACGCCACGTCATCAAATGTGATGACGAGAAATGTCGGGCCCTCTAATACATTGGGTGGTTTTATAAGAAGGGCGCAGCGAACTCTTTTGAATACTCCGTGGCAAATAATACAG GTGTCGGAGACGGCGGAGCCGGGCCTGTTCCGGCTGTGGGCGCTGGTGGGCGCCGAGCTGCACGCGGTGCGGCTGGCGGTGCCGCGCACGTTCTACGTCAACCGGCGCGTGGCGCGCGCGGCCGAGCGCGGCGCGCACTGGCGCCGCGTGACGCGCGTGCtgccgcgcgccgcgcccgcgcacCACCTCTACCTCTACTCCGTGCCCGAGCCGCTCTACCGCGAGCGCTGCCA AGAATTAATGAGCGAGCTTTCCGCACCAGAAATAGAAGGTATATACGAAACTCAAATGAGTTTGGAGTTCAGAGTGCTGATGCAACTCGGATGTATTTGTGCCGTTGATCCGCAGGAAGCGAGAAG aTTGGTTCAATTTGGTTCAAATAATATGGACACTTTCACACTAAGTCAATTACAATTCAAAAGCGTGGCTCATCAACCCTATCTTCAAAAACAA GATGGTGTATCtccaataaaacatatattcctCTACCAACATTCGGCTTCTAACTCGAGCCGGAGTATGTGGGCGTTGATACTGGGACCAATAAAGAAGGGTTACATCTTCGTTCTGGACACAGTCAAAACTAACCAAGTACCCAACATGAACACGTTGTATTCAGCTGAGCGGACAGCCAA GATCAACCTGGGCACGGAGGAGAGCTCGCTGCCGGCGGGCTCGCTGTCGTGGGAGGTGTCGGCGGAGACGGAGACGCGCGCGGTGTGCCGCGGCCTGACGCGCGCGCTGCAGCGCTACCGCGACGAGCGCTGCGGGCCCACGCTCGTGGCGCTGCAGAGCGCGCTGTCGCCCGCCGCGCTGCTGGCGCTCATGCCGG GTCTGTCCGAGTTCCCGCTGGTGCCGCTGCACGTGCGCGACTCGGAGAGCCTGTACGGCACGCTGGACTGGCAGCGCGTGGGCGCTCGCGCGCTGGTGCGGCACTACCTCAACCTGCAGGCCGTGCTCGACCTCACCATCGAGCAGTGCCG ATACTTCCATTTGCCTCTGGGCAACACGGCGGCGGACCCCACGCAGTTCGGCGCGGACTTGTTCTTCGCGCGACACCTCGTCAGGCATAACTTTGTGCTGTGGTGCTCCAGCCTCGAGAGGCCGGACCTGGGCGGCAGGGAGATTGACGATAACAG GCTGGTGAGCGAGGCGGAGGAGCGCTCGGgctgcgcggcgggcgcggcgggcgcgtaCGGCGGCGTGTGCGTGTCGCTGAGCTGCGACGCGCTGGCCGTGTGCGCGCTGCTGCAGGCGCACCACATCCTGCAG gTGGAGGGCACTAGTGTCGCTACTTCGTTTGGCGCCCAGCATGCCAACATTCAAGACGTTATGGCATCAACGG GTACTAATGCAACGGAGACGTACGACGAAACCGCACAATGTAGCGCCGCCTTTAAAATCTTAAGAACAATGATCGCGTCGTGGCTGAGAGACGTGACAGTGTACAAAAACGTTTTCGCTGACTTCCAGATCTCACATTTTTACAG ATGGCTTAAAACCCCAACATCCCTCCTCTACGACCCGGCGCTCCGTCGCACTCTGTACAACCTGATGAAGAAGCTGTTCCTCATGCTGGTAGCGGAGTTCAAGAGACTCGGTTCGCAGATAGTATACGCTGATTTCAACAAGATCATACTTCATACTAAGAAAAATACAATCATGGATGGCATCG GTTACGTGGAGTTCGTAGTCCAGAGCATAAGAAATAAAGAATTGTTCCACGGTGTAGACATTCGCTACAAGCAATGCTGGTCGTACTTACTGTGGCTGGACGAGGCTAACTACGCGGGGATTGAG GGAAAATTACCCTCGGGGCTAGTGGAGGTGGGATCATCTCAGGTACCGACGGAAGGCGAAGACGAGGCCGAAGACGAG GGCGCGGTGTCGATGCACTGGAACCTGTGCCAGTTCGTGCCGGGCGCGGTGCGGGACGCGCTGCAGAGCGCGCTGGGCGCGTTCGTGGCGGCGGCGCACGCGCAGCCCGCCGGCCTGCGCGCGCTGCTCGCGGGCGACATGGCGCAGAAGCTCTTCCA GATGACGGAGAAGATCCATCGTCGCATGCCGACGCTCCGCCTGGAGGACATCGGCGCGCGCGCGGGGCTGCGGGCGGAGGCGCTGGGCGGCACCACGCCCGCGCTGCTGTTCGTCAACGCGCTCTGCAAGGTGCTCGCGCTCGACCGGGACCTGGAAGACGAG GTGACGTTGCTGCGCCGCAACCTGCTGCGGCTGGTGGGCGTGGGCGAGTGGAGCGGCGCGGCGGAGTGGCGCGAGCCGTGCGCGTCGTGCGTGCTGGGCGAGGTCATCTGCAAGGTGTGCAACCACTGCCGCGACCTCGACCTGTGCCGCGACGCGCACACGGACGACTCCGACCC TCCCGTCTGCTTGTGTCCGACCTGCGGTACCGCGTATGAGAACCAGGAGCTGGAATGGAGATTGATCGAAACACTGAACAGGCGCGCAATGTCATATACCTTACAAGACCTGGTCTGCTCTCGATGCCATCAG GTGAAACGCGAAAACTTATCGTCAGTTTGCGACTGCGCGGGCGAATTCGCATTAATGGTGCCCGTTAAAGAAATCCACTCACAACTGGCTACATTTAAGACTATCGCCGAATATTACAAGATGCCTTTACTAATGGAActgattgaatttaatttgaataatatgtgA
- the LOC126775774 gene encoding protein SEC13 homolog — MISVLNTIDTGHEDMIHDAELDYYGLRLATCSSDNSVKIYDIKSGTQTLAADLKGHFGPVWQVAWAHPKFGNLLASCSYDRKVIIWKESGEWTKLYEYSGHESSVNSVAWAPAEYGLILACCSSDGSISTITYNQDGGNWDVKKIPGAHAIGVNSISWCPSLSADLNYDPLTNKEAPKRIVSGGCDNLIKIWKEQGDQWVEENRLEMHMDWVRDVAWAPSLGLQRSMIASCSQDKRVVIWSSDDNVSWTPIILNTFDDVVWSVSWSLTGNILAVSGGDNKVSLWRENADGQWLCISEVAKGLGQSQNEERQPSTL; from the exons atgataagtgTTTTAAATACCATAGATACTGGTCATGAGGACATGATCCATGACGCAGAATTGGATTACTATGGTTTGAGGTTAGCGACATGTTCATCAGATAACTCGGTAAAAATTTACGACATTAAGAGCGGTACACAAACTCTTGCCGCTGATTTAAAAGGGCATTTTGGTCCCGTATGGCAAGTTGCATGGGCGCATCCTAAGTTTGGCAATTTATTAGCCTCCTGTTCGTATGATAGAAAAGTAATTATATGGAAAGAATCTGGAGAGTGGACTAAACTCTATGAATACTCTGGACATGAAAGTTCCGTGAACTCTGTGGCGTGGGCGCCAGCAGAATACGGTTTGATATTAGCTTGCTGCAGCTCAGATGGCTCTATTTCTACAATCACTTACAATCAAGATGGTGGTAACTGGGACGTTAAGAAGATACCCGGTGCTCATGCAATTGGAGTTAATTCAATTAGTTGGTGTCCATCATTATCAGCAGATCTAAACTATGATCCTCTAACTAACAAAGAAGCTCCTAAGAGAATAGTATCTGGTGGTTGTGATAATTTAATcaaa atTTGGAAAGAACAAGGTGATCAATGGGTGGAAGAGAACCGTCTAGAAATGCACATGGACTGGGTGAGAGATGTGGCTTGGGCGCCTTCACTTGGTCTGCAGCGTTCCATGATAGCTAGTTGTTCTCAGGATAAGAGAGTTGTCATTTGGTCGAGTGATGACAATGTTTCCTGGACACCAATAATTCTCAACACATTTGATGATGTTGTGTGGAGCGTAAGCTGGTCTCTCACCGGTAACATTTTAGCTGTATCAGGTGGAGATAACAAAGTCAGTCTATGGAGAGAGAATGCAGATGGTCAGTGGCTATGCATTAGTGAAGTTGCAAAGGGATTGGGACAATCACAAAACGAAGAAAGACAACCAAGCACCCTTTaa
- the LOC126775779 gene encoding uncharacterized protein LOC126775779, translating into MAEEEGGIFYNLESLLRQDYRGVNIAVYALATASLAVSIHKIRPVSKFSKASKVPDHFIKKHEPLKGVYVGVQHSPVRLLVNHKAPIYLPLWHSSKPPLPVKLWGVDIVSGNAVNWLDCVAKGQQVTLKPITRDNEELVSTVLLHLPQQKTKTVETFDIGQKLVELGFAKASVPQVIKKNTLESQLAPGILSAEARAKSFRNGIWSEKLPPNPIYVKYWRKGSHLTTDIIILSSKKLLQLITFIFKSALVGVKKVVLLPFKATPKPIQAS; encoded by the exons ATGGCTGAGGAAGAAGgcggaatattttataatttagagaGTCTCTTGAGACAGGATTATCGTGGAGTAAAT atagcTGTTTATGCTCTCGCAACAGCTAGCTTGGCAGTATCTATACATAAAATCCGTCcg gtAAGTAAATTTTCTAAAGCAAGCAAAGTTCCTGATCACTTTATAAAAAAGCATGAACCTTTAAAAGGAGTCTATGTAGGCGTTCAACACTCTCCTGTAAGGCTCCTCGTTAATCACAAGGCTCCTATTTATCTTCCATTATGGCATTCCAGTAAACCACCATTGCCTGTCAAG ttaTGGGGAGTTGATATAGTAAGTGGCAATGCCGTTAATTGGCTAGATTGTGTTGCTAAAGGTCAGCAAGTGACTTTAAAACCTATCACAAGAGATAATGAAGAGCTTGTTTCTACTGTTCTATTGCATTTACCACAACAAAAG aCTAAAACAGTGGAGACATTTGATATCGGTCAAAAGTTAGTAGAACTCGGTTTTGCTAAAGCTTCTGTGCCTCAAGTTATTAAGAAGAACACTCTTGAATCACAACTTGCACCTGGTATATTATCGGCAGAGGCTCGTGCAAAGTCATTCCGTAATGGAATTTGGTCAGAAAAGCTTCCACCGAATCCTATTTATGTCAAATACTGGAGAAAAGGAAGTCACCTAACAactgacattattattttatcttcaaaGAAATTGTTACaactaataacttttatttttaaaagtgccTTAGTTGGAGTCAAGAAAGTAGttcttttaccttttaaagCTACTCCAAAGCCCATACAAGCATCATGA